From one Oncorhynchus keta strain PuntledgeMale-10-30-2019 chromosome 30, Oket_V2, whole genome shotgun sequence genomic stretch:
- the LOC118376744 gene encoding alpha-2Db adrenergic receptor-like, producing the protein MTSSTIECIQVKLFGGGKAHAINNPGEDAFMMDVAKFITVTYNTLQDANSSSAPGPLPHTELGSALIILLVTVIILVTIVGNVLVIVAVLTSRALRAPQNLFLVSLACADILVATLVIPFSLANEVMGYWYFGSPWCAFYLALDVLFCTSSIVHLCAISLDRYWSVTKAVSYNLKRTPKRIKSMIAMVWVISAVISFPPLIMTKHDEHECLLNNETWYILSSCLVSFFAPGLIMILVYCKIYKVAKQRSSTVFVAKNGLERQPSQSETCFMRKERMEIESPSSQSSEDHHRQEELDDIDLEESCCASDKPRNQRFSKRMKVEGSECCPRQSCRLSWASARATQLFQDPKNTANSALAAHRQHLAAASSKTKVAQMREKRFTFVLAVVMGVFVLCWFPFFFTYSLHAICRESCYIPGALFNTFFWIGYCNSSVNPIIYTIFNRDFRKAFKKIVCRTSKRTNAT; encoded by the coding sequence ATGACTTCATCAACAATTGAATGCATCCAAGTTAAGCTGTTTGGGGGTGGAAAGGCGCACGCTATAAATAACCCAGGAGAAGATGCGTTTATGATGGATGTAGCCAAGTTTATCACCGTTACCTACAACACCTTGCAGGATGCCAACTCCTCGAGCGCACCAGGACCTCTCCCGCACACGGAGCTGGGCTCTGCGCTCATCATCCTGCTGGTCACCGTGATCATTCTGGTCACCATCGTTGGTAACGTGCTGGTCATCGTGGCCGTGCTCACCAGCAGGGCTCTCCGCGCGCCCCAGAACCTTTTCCTGGTGTCCCTGGCATGCGCGGACATACTCGTAGCCACACTGGTCATCCCGTTCTCCCTTGCCAATGAGGTCATGGGTTACTGGTACTTTGGGAGCCCCTGGTGCGCCTTTTATCTGGCACTGGATGTACTCTTCTGCACCTCGTCTATAGTCCACCTGTGCGCCATCAGTCTGGACCGCTACTGGTCCGTCACCAAGGCAGTGAGCTATAATCTGAAGCGGACCCCCAAGCGTATCAAGTCCATGATAGCCATGGTGTGGGTCATCTCCGCCGTCATCTCCTTTCCACCTCTTATCATGACCAAGCATGATGAGCACGAGTGTCTGTTAAACAACGAGACCTGGTACATCCTGTCCTCTTGCCTCGTGTCCTTCTTTGCCCCGGGCCTCATCATGATCCTAGTCTACTGTAAGATCTATAAAGTGGCCAAGCAGCGCTCTTCCACGGTGTTCGTGGCTAAGAATGGCCTGGAGAGGCAGCCCTCCCAGTCAGAGACGTGCTTCATGAGGAAGGAGCGGATGGAGATAGAGAGCCCCAGTAGCCAGAGCTCCGAGGACCACCACAGGCAGGAGGAGCTGGATGATATCGACCTGGAGGAGAGCTGCTGTGCATCGGACAAACCCCGTAACCAGCGCTTCTCCAAGCGAATGAAGGTGGAGGGCTCGGAGTGCTGCCCACGCCAGAGCTGCCGCCTATCTTGGGCCTCGGCGCGCGCCACACAGCTTTTCCAAGACCCTAAAAATACTGCCAACTCCGCCCTGGCAGCCCATCGGCAGCACCTTGCGGCGGCCTCGTCCAAGACCAAAGTGGCCCAGATGCGTGAGAAGCGATTCACGTTCGTGCTCGCCGTGGTGATGGGGGTGTTTGTGCTCTGCTGGTTCCCCTTCTTCTTCACATATAGCCTGCACGCAATCTGCAGGGAGAGCTGCTACATCCCCGGTGCGCTCTTCAACACCTTCTTCTGGATTGGTTACTGTAACAGCTCCGTGAACCCTATCATATATACCATTTTCAACAGGGATTTCCGTAAGGCGTTTAAGAAAATAGTTTGCCGGACTTCAAAACGCACTAATGCCACTTGA